One region of Streptomyces capillispiralis genomic DNA includes:
- the mmpA gene encoding morphogenic membrane protein MmpA: MTTHRAPKPVAADGRPAERTVIIGLVLAVLAGLGWIAGMIYTLVEWPL; the protein is encoded by the coding sequence ATGACAACGCACCGCGCACCCAAGCCCGTTGCCGCCGACGGCCGGCCCGCCGAGCGGACCGTGATCATCGGTCTCGTCCTCGCCGTCCTGGCCGGGCTGGGCTGGATCGCCGGAATGATCTACACGCTGGTCGAGTGGCCGCTCTGA
- a CDS encoding endonuclease V — MTTVRTPADWPVTEEEARAVQDALRARVVLDEPGPPPGTGHVTGVDVAYDDERDVVAAAAVVLDAASLDVVAEATAVGRISFPYVPGLLAFREIPTVLAALAALPCEPGLVVCDGYGLAHPRRFGLASHLGVLTGLPTIGVAKNPFTFTHDEPDTPRGSTAPLLAGREEVGRALRTRDGVKPVFVSVGHRVSLDNACAHTLALAPAYRLPETTRRADALCRRALGEVS, encoded by the coding sequence ATGACGACCGTACGCACCCCCGCCGACTGGCCCGTGACCGAGGAAGAGGCCCGCGCGGTGCAGGACGCGCTGCGCGCGCGGGTGGTGCTCGACGAGCCGGGCCCGCCGCCCGGTACGGGCCACGTCACCGGGGTGGACGTGGCGTACGACGACGAACGGGACGTGGTCGCCGCGGCGGCCGTCGTCCTGGACGCGGCGAGCCTCGACGTCGTCGCCGAGGCCACCGCCGTCGGCCGGATCTCCTTCCCCTACGTGCCCGGACTGCTCGCCTTCCGGGAGATTCCCACCGTGCTGGCCGCCCTGGCGGCGCTGCCGTGCGAGCCGGGCCTGGTGGTCTGCGACGGCTACGGCCTGGCCCACCCCCGCCGCTTCGGCCTCGCCAGCCACCTCGGCGTGCTCACCGGACTGCCGACGATCGGCGTCGCCAAGAACCCGTTCACCTTCACCCACGACGAACCGGACACCCCGCGCGGCAGCACGGCCCCGTTGCTCGCCGGCCGCGAGGAGGTCGGCCGTGCCCTGCGCACCAGGGACGGCGTCAAGCCGGTCTTCGTCTCGGTCGGCCACCGCGTGAGCCTGGACAACGCCTGCGCCCACACCCTCGCCCTGGCCCCCGCGTACCGCCTCCCGGAGACCACCCGCAGGGCGGACGCCCTGTGCCGCCGCGCGCTCGGCGAGGTCTCCTAG
- a CDS encoding plasmid stabilization protein: MPRGSSPKRERQYEHIKESAEDRGESTGRAKEIAARTVNKERARSGESKTASRTSTQDMSSAKRGGQRSGKGSQGPTYDQLYEEAKKRGVEGRSNMNKSQLQRALGK, encoded by the coding sequence ATGCCACGCGGTTCCAGCCCCAAACGGGAGCGTCAGTACGAGCACATCAAGGAGAGCGCCGAGGACCGGGGCGAGAGCACCGGGCGGGCCAAGGAGATCGCCGCCCGGACCGTGAACAAGGAGCGCGCCAGGTCCGGCGAGTCCAAGACGGCCAGCCGCACCTCGACCCAGGACATGTCGTCCGCCAAGCGGGGCGGGCAGCGCTCCGGCAAGGGCTCCCAGGGGCCCACGTACGACCAGCTGTACGAGGAGGCCAAGAAGCGCGGTGTCGAGGGCCGTTCGAACATGAACAAGAGCCAGCTCCAGCGGGCGCTCGGCAAGTGA
- a CDS encoding SsgA family sporulation/cell division regulator — protein sequence MSTVIEQPVEARLVAAAPRMPNIPATLHYDRDDPFAVRMTFPAPATLEGVEVCWTFSRELLTAGLLAPEGHGDVRVRPYGYDRTVLEFHAPEGTAVVHVRSGEVRRFLQATSELVPVGLEHLQLDLDHGLAELMRGA from the coding sequence TTGTCCACCGTCATCGAGCAGCCCGTAGAGGCCCGCCTCGTCGCCGCCGCGCCGCGGATGCCGAACATCCCCGCCACGCTGCACTACGACCGCGACGACCCGTTCGCCGTCCGCATGACCTTCCCCGCGCCCGCCACCCTCGAGGGCGTCGAGGTCTGCTGGACCTTCTCCCGCGAGCTGCTCACCGCGGGCCTGCTGGCCCCCGAGGGGCACGGCGACGTACGGGTGCGCCCATACGGGTACGACCGCACCGTGCTGGAGTTCCACGCCCCCGAGGGCACCGCCGTCGTGCACGTCCGCTCGGGTGAGGTGCGCCGGTTTCTCCAGGCGACGAGCGAACTGGTGCCGGTGGGGCTGGAACACCTCCAGCTCGACCTGGACCACGGCCTCGCGGAGCTGATGCGGGGCGCCTGA
- a CDS encoding GOLPH3/VPS74 family protein, with translation MSNGSLSLPSRLYLLAWDTARREVTEPARLPSVVRAGALTELARRGLLTDDDGIVTPLDLDSRTGDAVLDGLLELVSESCPHGWRTWVTLRARHTLDAVREQLVAEGVLRAERRRVLRVFPSVDHVLADTARVDALHREARLILDASAPDEPVPGPAATAAALAAVAGLLPGADDRRVERLVRLAGAPAPALDGILSALRTTHAGSVPAPAFPRGG, from the coding sequence GTGTCCAACGGCTCGCTCTCCCTGCCGTCCCGCCTCTACCTGCTGGCCTGGGACACCGCGCGACGCGAGGTCACCGAACCGGCCCGGCTGCCCTCCGTCGTGCGGGCCGGTGCCCTCACCGAGCTGGCCCGGCGCGGTCTGCTGACCGACGACGACGGCATCGTCACCCCGCTCGACCTGGACTCCCGCACCGGGGACGCGGTCCTCGACGGGCTGCTGGAGCTGGTGAGCGAGTCCTGTCCGCACGGCTGGCGCACCTGGGTGACGCTGCGGGCGCGCCACACCCTCGACGCAGTCCGGGAGCAACTGGTGGCCGAGGGGGTGCTGCGCGCGGAGCGGCGCCGGGTCCTCCGGGTGTTCCCGTCCGTGGACCACGTCCTGGCCGACACGGCCCGCGTGGACGCCCTGCACCGGGAGGCCCGGCTGATCCTGGACGCGTCCGCACCGGACGAGCCGGTTCCCGGCCCGGCCGCGACCGCCGCGGCCCTCGCCGCCGTGGCCGGCCTGCTGCCGGGCGCGGACGACCGGCGCGTCGAGCGGCTCGTCCGGCTCGCGGGGGCGCCCGCCCCTGCGCTCGACGGAATCCTGAGCGCCCTGCGCACGACGCACGCCGGGTCGGTACCGGCCCCCGCGTTCCCCCGGGGCGGCTGA
- a CDS encoding ABC-F family ATP-binding cassette domain-containing protein → MSSSITCVSLAFTWPDGTTVFEGLDVAFGPGRTGLVGVNGSGKSTLLKLIAGDLAPADGAVRVAGEVGYLPQNVTLDTALRVDEALGVAARRAALHAIEAGDVAEEHFETVGDDWDVEERALATLGELGLGHIGLDRTVGELSGGESVLLRLAALLLRRPDVLLLDEPTNNLDLYARRRLYAAVEGWAGVMVVVSHDRELLDLVDQIADLRSGEVTWYGGNFSAYEEALAVEQEAAERMVRVAEADFRKQKRELVDAQVKLARRKRYGQKMFEQKREPKIVMGARKRAAQESAGKHRIMHEEKLSEARERLDEAVEAVRDDAEIRVDLPYTAVPPGREVLTLRDLGLAYGARVDGGLDLRGPERVALIGRNGAGKTTLLRTVAGELEPVSGEAVAHVPLRFLPQRLDVLDPELTVAENVARFAPGATNNRIRARLARFLFRGARADQQAATLSGGERFRAALAALMLAEPAPQLLMLDEPTNNLDMASVRQLTTALESYEGALIVASHDLPFLESIGITRWLLMEEGELKEITPEAVGYPA, encoded by the coding sequence ATGTCATCATCCATCACCTGCGTGTCCCTCGCCTTCACCTGGCCCGACGGCACCACCGTCTTCGAGGGCCTCGACGTCGCCTTCGGCCCCGGCCGCACCGGACTCGTCGGCGTCAACGGGTCCGGTAAGTCGACCCTGTTGAAACTGATCGCCGGTGACCTCGCCCCGGCCGACGGCGCCGTCCGGGTCGCCGGCGAGGTGGGCTATCTGCCGCAGAACGTGACCCTGGACACCGCGCTGAGGGTCGACGAGGCCCTCGGGGTCGCGGCGCGCCGGGCCGCGCTGCACGCCATCGAGGCGGGCGACGTGGCCGAGGAGCACTTCGAGACCGTCGGCGACGACTGGGACGTCGAGGAGCGCGCCCTCGCCACGCTCGGCGAGCTCGGGCTCGGGCACATCGGGCTCGACCGCACCGTCGGCGAGCTGTCGGGCGGCGAGTCGGTGCTGCTGCGGCTGGCCGCGCTGCTGCTGCGCCGTCCGGACGTGCTGCTGCTCGACGAGCCCACCAACAACCTCGACCTGTACGCCCGCAGGCGGCTGTACGCGGCCGTCGAGGGCTGGGCCGGGGTGATGGTCGTGGTCAGCCACGACCGTGAACTGCTGGACCTGGTCGACCAGATCGCGGACCTGCGCTCCGGTGAGGTCACCTGGTACGGCGGCAACTTCTCGGCGTACGAGGAGGCCCTGGCCGTCGAACAGGAGGCCGCCGAACGCATGGTGCGCGTCGCCGAGGCGGACTTCCGCAAGCAGAAGCGCGAACTGGTCGACGCCCAGGTCAAGCTGGCCCGGCGCAAGCGGTACGGGCAGAAGATGTTCGAGCAGAAACGCGAGCCGAAGATCGTCATGGGAGCGCGCAAGCGCGCGGCGCAGGAGTCCGCGGGCAAGCACCGCATCATGCACGAGGAGAAGCTCTCCGAGGCCAGGGAGCGGCTCGACGAAGCGGTGGAGGCGGTGCGGGACGACGCCGAGATCCGCGTCGACCTGCCGTACACGGCCGTGCCGCCGGGCCGGGAGGTGCTCACCTTGCGCGACCTCGGTCTGGCGTACGGCGCCCGGGTGGACGGCGGTCTCGATCTGCGGGGCCCCGAGCGGGTCGCGCTGATCGGGCGCAACGGCGCGGGCAAGACGACGCTGCTGCGCACGGTCGCCGGGGAACTGGAGCCGGTGTCGGGCGAGGCGGTGGCGCACGTCCCGCTGCGGTTCCTGCCGCAGCGACTCGACGTCCTCGACCCGGAGCTGACCGTCGCCGAGAACGTGGCCCGGTTCGCGCCGGGCGCCACCAACAACCGGATCCGGGCCCGTCTCGCCCGCTTCCTGTTCCGGGGCGCCCGGGCCGACCAGCAGGCGGCGACGCTCTCCGGCGGCGAGCGGTTCCGGGCGGCGCTGGCCGCGCTGATGCTGGCGGAGCCCGCGCCGCAGCTGCTGATGCTGGACGAGCCGACCAACAACCTCGACATGGCGAGCGTGAGACAGCTGACCACGGCGCTGGAGTCGTACGAGGGAGCCCTGATCGTGGCCAGTCACGACCTGCCGTTCCTGGAGTCGATCGGCATCACCCGCTGGCTGCTGATGGAGGAGGGAGAGCTGAAGGAAATCACGCCAGAAGCTGTCGGGTATCCCGCCTAG
- a CDS encoding ATP-binding cassette domain-containing protein — protein MSQTSEFITITGAGENNLKDVSLRIPKGRLTVFTGVSGSGKSSVVFDTIAVESQRQLAETFTWFVRSRLPKYERPHAEALEHLTPAIVVDQRPIGGHSRSTVGTMTDVSSVLRVLFSRHGTPSAGPATAYSFNDPSGMCPACDGLGRTVRPDWDRILDPDRSLAEGAVRFPPFAAGTWQGQAYTNSDELDPHKPVREFTAAEREFLMRGRPGSKVTVSGTGGTWTTEYEGLADRFERLYLKRDLAGMSQRTRDTVREFLAEGVCAACGGARLNEAALASRIGGRSIADCARMQVTDLIAVLREIDDPVAAPIARAAVAALERIERIGLGYLSLDRETTTLSGGEGQRLKTVRHLGSSLTGMTYIFDEPSVGLHPRDVHRLGELLLRLRDKGNTVLVVEHDPDVIALADHVVDMGPGAGTGGGRVVFEGTPDALAASGTLTGRCLRRRTAVKDTVREAVGELWVKGARRHNLREVTVRFPAGVLTAVTGVAGSGKSTLVAEFTAAHGDAVVVDQSSIGISARSTPATYLGIMDTVRKIFARETGAEPGLFSFNSEGACGTCEGRGIMYTDLAFMDPVTTTCPACEGRRFKDEVLRLTVGGHSVADVLEMTAEQALDLFDDTGVRRRLRALRDVGLTYLTLGQPLSTLSGGERQRIKLATRLHRTGAVYVLDEPTTGLHMADVDGLVALLDRLVDAGNTVLVVEHNLDVVARADWVIDLGPGGGRDGGRVVFEGTPAQLLEAEGSFTGQHLRRAVR, from the coding sequence ATGAGCCAGACCAGCGAGTTCATCACCATCACCGGGGCCGGGGAGAACAACCTCAAGGACGTCTCGCTCCGCATCCCGAAGGGCCGGCTGACCGTGTTCACCGGCGTTTCGGGATCGGGGAAGTCGTCGGTCGTCTTCGACACGATCGCGGTCGAGTCGCAGCGGCAACTGGCCGAGACGTTCACCTGGTTCGTGCGCAGCCGGCTGCCCAAGTACGAACGTCCGCACGCGGAAGCGCTGGAGCACCTCACGCCCGCGATCGTCGTCGACCAGCGGCCCATCGGCGGCCACTCCCGGTCGACGGTCGGCACGATGACGGACGTCTCCTCGGTGCTGCGGGTGCTGTTCTCCCGGCACGGCACACCGAGCGCCGGACCGGCGACGGCGTACTCGTTCAACGACCCGTCGGGCATGTGCCCCGCGTGCGACGGCCTGGGCCGGACCGTACGGCCCGACTGGGACCGCATCCTCGACCCGGACCGCTCCCTCGCCGAGGGGGCGGTCCGCTTCCCGCCGTTCGCCGCCGGGACCTGGCAGGGGCAGGCGTACACCAACAGCGACGAGCTGGACCCGCACAAGCCGGTGCGGGAGTTCACCGCGGCCGAGCGGGAGTTCCTGATGCGGGGGCGCCCGGGCAGCAAGGTCACCGTGAGCGGCACGGGCGGGACGTGGACCACCGAGTACGAGGGGCTGGCCGACCGTTTCGAGCGGCTGTACCTGAAGCGGGACCTGGCGGGGATGAGCCAGAGGACCCGGGACACGGTGCGGGAGTTCCTGGCCGAGGGGGTCTGCGCGGCCTGCGGGGGCGCCCGGCTCAACGAGGCGGCGCTGGCGTCCCGGATCGGCGGCCGGTCCATCGCCGACTGCGCCCGGATGCAGGTCACCGACCTGATCGCCGTGCTGCGGGAGATCGACGACCCGGTGGCCGCGCCGATCGCCCGGGCCGCCGTCGCCGCCCTGGAGCGGATCGAGCGGATCGGGCTCGGCTACCTCAGCCTCGACCGGGAGACGACCACCCTCTCCGGCGGCGAGGGGCAGCGGCTGAAGACCGTGCGGCACCTCGGGTCCAGTCTGACCGGGATGACGTACATCTTCGACGAGCCCAGCGTCGGACTGCACCCGCGGGACGTCCACCGCCTCGGTGAACTGCTGCTGCGGCTGCGCGACAAGGGCAACACGGTGCTGGTGGTCGAGCACGACCCCGACGTCATCGCCCTGGCCGACCATGTGGTCGACATGGGCCCGGGGGCGGGCACCGGGGGCGGCCGGGTGGTGTTCGAGGGGACGCCGGACGCGCTCGCCGCCTCCGGCACGCTCACCGGACGGTGTCTGCGGCGGCGTACGGCGGTCAAGGACACGGTGCGGGAGGCGGTGGGCGAGCTGTGGGTGAAGGGGGCCCGCCGGCACAACCTGCGCGAGGTCACCGTGCGGTTCCCGGCCGGGGTGCTCACCGCGGTGACCGGGGTCGCCGGCTCCGGCAAGAGCACCCTGGTCGCCGAGTTCACCGCCGCCCACGGTGACGCCGTGGTGGTCGACCAGTCCTCGATCGGCATCTCCGCCCGGTCCACCCCGGCGACGTATCTCGGGATCATGGACACGGTGCGGAAGATCTTCGCGCGGGAGACGGGGGCCGAGCCGGGGCTGTTCAGCTTCAACTCCGAGGGCGCCTGCGGGACCTGCGAGGGCCGCGGGATCATGTACACCGACCTCGCGTTCATGGACCCGGTGACGACGACGTGCCCCGCCTGCGAGGGGCGGCGCTTCAAGGACGAGGTGCTGCGGCTGACCGTCGGCGGCCACTCCGTCGCCGACGTGCTGGAGATGACGGCCGAACAGGCGCTGGACCTCTTCGACGACACCGGGGTACGGCGCAGGCTGCGGGCGCTGCGGGACGTCGGCCTGACCTACCTCACCCTGGGGCAGCCGCTGTCCACCCTCTCCGGCGGTGAACGGCAGCGGATCAAGCTCGCCACCCGGCTGCACCGCACGGGTGCGGTGTACGTGCTCGACGAGCCGACGACCGGGCTGCACATGGCGGACGTGGACGGGCTCGTCGCCCTCCTCGACCGGCTCGTGGACGCGGGCAACACCGTCCTCGTCGTCGAGCACAACCTGGACGTCGTGGCCCGCGCCGACTGGGTGATCGACCTCGGTCCGGGCGGCGGACGGGACGGCGGCCGGGTGGTCTTCGAGGGCACTCCGGCCCAGCTGCTGGAGGCCGAGGGGTCCTTCACGGGGCAGCACCTGCGGCGCGCCGTGCGCTGA
- the ddaH gene encoding dimethylargininase → MPSKKALVRRPSPRLAEGLVTHLERERVDAGRAVEQWEAYTEALRAHGWETIEVDPADDCPDSVFVEDTVVMYRNVALIARSGAGSRRAETPGVEEAVASLGCSVNWVWEPGTLDGGDVLKVGDTVYVGRGGRTNAAGVQQVRAAFEPLGARVVAVPVAKVLHLKSAVTALPDGTVVGHIPHMDAPSLFPRFLPVPEPSGAHVVLLGGDRLLMASSAPKTAELFADLGYEPVPVDIGEFEKLEGCVTCLSVRLRELYA, encoded by the coding sequence GTGCCCAGCAAGAAGGCCCTCGTCCGCCGCCCCTCCCCCCGCCTGGCCGAGGGGCTGGTGACGCACCTCGAACGGGAACGCGTCGACGCCGGCCGCGCGGTGGAGCAGTGGGAGGCGTACACGGAGGCGCTGCGCGCCCACGGCTGGGAGACGATCGAGGTGGACCCGGCCGACGACTGCCCGGACTCCGTGTTCGTCGAGGACACGGTGGTGATGTACCGGAACGTGGCGCTGATCGCCCGGTCCGGGGCCGGGTCCCGGCGCGCGGAGACGCCCGGGGTCGAGGAGGCCGTGGCGTCGCTGGGCTGCTCGGTGAACTGGGTGTGGGAGCCGGGCACGCTGGACGGCGGCGACGTCCTCAAGGTCGGCGACACCGTCTACGTGGGCCGCGGCGGGCGCACCAACGCGGCCGGGGTGCAGCAGGTGCGGGCCGCGTTCGAGCCGCTGGGCGCCCGGGTGGTGGCCGTGCCGGTCGCCAAGGTGCTGCATCTGAAGTCGGCGGTGACGGCCCTGCCGGACGGGACGGTCGTCGGGCACATCCCGCACATGGACGCGCCGTCGCTGTTCCCCCGCTTCCTGCCGGTGCCGGAGCCGTCCGGGGCGCACGTGGTGCTGCTGGGCGGTGACAGACTGCTGATGGCGTCGAGCGCGCCGAAGACCGCGGAGCTGTTCGCCGACCTCGGTTACGAGCCGGTGCCGGTGGACATCGGCGAGTTCGAGAAACTCGAGGGCTGTGTGACATGCCTCTCGGTGCGTCTGCGGGAGTTGTATGCCTGA
- a CDS encoding acyl-ACP desaturase: MSLTSPHLGSPSVWTDARLLYALEEVVEKELNRHLKVTKDWMPHEYVPWSDGRNFPGFFEDGEAWEKEQSKVTEVGRIALVVNLLTEDNLPSYHHEIATLFGREGAWGTWVHRWTAEEGRHGIVMRDYLLASRAVDPDKLEQFRMAHMSEGFESDNRHSMLHSIAYVAFQELATRISHRNTGHQSGDPVCDRMLARIATDENLHMVFYRNLLKAAFELAPDLTMQAVRDVVVNFRMPGHSIPGFERAAAQMAIGEVYNLRIHHDDVIQPVLRFLKVMEIDGLGPEGVKAQEELGLFMGGLDAEASKFDEKLAARKARMAARAAG; the protein is encoded by the coding sequence GTGTCGCTCACTTCTCCCCACCTCGGCAGCCCTTCGGTCTGGACCGACGCCCGGCTGTTGTACGCACTGGAGGAAGTGGTCGAGAAGGAGCTGAACCGGCATCTGAAGGTCACCAAGGACTGGATGCCGCACGAGTACGTGCCGTGGAGCGACGGCCGCAACTTCCCCGGTTTCTTCGAGGACGGCGAGGCCTGGGAGAAGGAGCAGTCGAAGGTCACCGAGGTCGGCCGGATCGCGCTGGTGGTGAACCTGCTGACCGAGGACAACCTGCCCAGCTACCACCACGAGATCGCCACGCTGTTCGGCCGCGAGGGCGCCTGGGGCACCTGGGTGCACCGCTGGACGGCCGAGGAGGGCCGGCACGGCATCGTGATGCGGGACTACCTGCTGGCCTCGCGCGCGGTGGACCCGGACAAGCTGGAGCAGTTCCGCATGGCGCACATGAGCGAGGGCTTCGAGTCGGACAACCGGCACTCGATGCTCCACTCGATCGCCTACGTGGCCTTCCAGGAGCTGGCCACCCGCATCTCGCACCGCAACACCGGCCACCAGTCCGGCGACCCGGTCTGCGACCGCATGCTGGCCCGCATCGCGACCGACGAGAACCTGCACATGGTGTTCTACCGCAACCTGCTCAAGGCGGCGTTCGAGCTCGCCCCCGACCTGACCATGCAGGCGGTGCGCGACGTCGTGGTGAACTTCCGGATGCCCGGCCACAGCATCCCCGGCTTCGAGCGGGCGGCCGCGCAGATGGCCATCGGCGAGGTCTACAACCTGCGCATCCACCACGACGACGTGATCCAGCCGGTGCTGCGCTTCCTGAAGGTCATGGAGATCGACGGGCTGGGCCCCGAGGGCGTCAAGGCCCAGGAGGAACTGGGCCTGTTCATGGGCGGCCTGGACGCGGAGGCCTCGAAGTTCGACGAGAAGCTGGCGGCCCGCAAGGCCCGCATGGCGGCCCGCGCCGCCGGCTGA
- a CDS encoding WhiB family transcriptional regulator — MHIDTYPAPDLAWQEEALCAQTGGDFFFPEPGSSVREAKRICGLCPIRAACLDYALAHDMRFGVWGGLSEKERLELRRAGR, encoded by the coding sequence ATGCACATCGACACGTACCCGGCGCCCGACCTCGCCTGGCAGGAGGAGGCCCTGTGCGCGCAGACCGGGGGAGACTTCTTCTTCCCCGAGCCCGGTAGCTCGGTCCGGGAGGCCAAGCGCATCTGCGGCCTCTGCCCGATCCGCGCGGCCTGCCTGGACTACGCCCTCGCCCACGACATGCGGTTCGGCGTCTGGGGCGGCCTGTCGGAGAAGGAACGCCTGGAACTGCGCCGCGCGGGACGGTAG
- a CDS encoding VOC family protein, protein MLTTRFVDGAPDWIDVGTPDIEGTTAFYGGLFGWEFRPAGPDAGGYGFFRLADRIVAGGMPTAPEQGPPAWTVYFRSPDADATARAAEQARGSVPMPPTDVKGQGRTAVLADQAGVPFGVREPHLLKGFEAAGEVGSLCWVELYTPDIARAAAFYHAVLGWETSAVTFPDGVYTSVNPAGTGDDGMFGGLVPLADDPTEAVSGRPHWLPYIGVDDPDAVVARAVDLGGRVRMPATSLAGVGRLARLEDPYGARFAVLKGDPRQS, encoded by the coding sequence ATGCTCACCACCCGCTTCGTCGACGGCGCCCCCGACTGGATCGACGTCGGCACCCCCGACATCGAGGGCACCACCGCCTTCTACGGCGGCCTGTTCGGCTGGGAGTTCCGGCCGGCGGGCCCCGACGCCGGCGGCTACGGCTTCTTCCGGCTGGCCGACCGGATCGTCGCCGGCGGCATGCCCACCGCACCGGAGCAGGGCCCGCCCGCGTGGACCGTCTACTTCCGCAGCCCCGACGCCGATGCCACGGCGCGGGCCGCCGAGCAGGCCCGGGGCAGCGTGCCCATGCCGCCGACGGACGTGAAGGGGCAGGGCAGGACGGCCGTCCTCGCCGACCAGGCGGGCGTCCCCTTCGGCGTCCGGGAGCCGCACCTCCTCAAGGGCTTCGAGGCGGCCGGCGAGGTCGGCTCCCTGTGCTGGGTCGAGCTCTACACCCCGGACATCGCCCGCGCCGCCGCCTTCTACCACGCCGTCCTCGGCTGGGAGACCTCCGCCGTGACCTTCCCCGACGGCGTCTACACCTCCGTCAACCCCGCCGGAACCGGCGACGACGGCATGTTCGGCGGGCTGGTCCCGCTGGCCGACGACCCTACCGAGGCGGTGAGCGGCCGCCCCCACTGGCTGCCCTACATCGGGGTGGACGACCCCGACGCCGTCGTCGCCAGGGCCGTGGACCTCGGCGGCAGGGTGCGGATGCCGGCCACCTCCCTCGCCGGCGTCGGCCGGCTGGCACGGCTGGAGGACCCGTACGGCGCGCGGTTCGCGGTCCTCAAGGGCGATCCGCGCCAGAGCTGA
- a CDS encoding LacI family DNA-binding transcriptional regulator: MTETVPRPTLEAVAARAGVSRATVSRVVNGSDGVREPLAERVRRAVDELGYVPNQAARSLVTKRHDAVAVIVAEPETRVFADPFFARQLRGISKELTAHDNQLVLLLTEDRDDHARVGRYLAGGHVDGALVFSLHIDDPLPELIQRAGLPTVFGGRPDWNGGPDGVVYVDSDNRGGARDAVRHLLGLGRSRVAHITGALDQTSAVDRLDGFRDVMADADPRLVVEGDFTAACGEWAMRELLDRCPGLDAVFAANDITAAGALRVLRERGLRVPDDVAVVGFDDMLPIAEQTEPPLTTVRQDIEEMGRLMARLLLRDLDRTTAPDESGGTPSGVILPTTLVRRASA, translated from the coding sequence GTGACCGAGACAGTGCCGCGCCCCACGCTGGAGGCGGTGGCCGCGCGGGCCGGGGTCTCCCGCGCCACCGTCTCCCGCGTGGTCAACGGCTCCGACGGAGTGCGCGAGCCCCTGGCCGAGCGGGTCCGCAGGGCGGTGGACGAACTGGGCTACGTACCCAACCAGGCGGCACGCAGCCTGGTCACCAAGCGGCACGACGCCGTCGCCGTCATCGTGGCCGAACCGGAGACCCGCGTCTTCGCCGACCCCTTCTTCGCGCGGCAGCTGCGCGGCATCAGCAAGGAGCTGACGGCCCATGACAACCAGCTCGTCCTGCTGCTCACCGAGGACCGCGACGACCACGCCCGGGTCGGCCGCTACCTGGCCGGCGGCCATGTCGACGGCGCGCTGGTCTTCTCCCTCCACATCGACGACCCGCTGCCCGAACTGATCCAGCGGGCCGGTCTGCCGACCGTGTTCGGCGGCCGGCCCGACTGGAACGGCGGCCCGGACGGCGTCGTCTACGTCGACAGCGACAACCGGGGCGGCGCCCGCGACGCCGTACGGCATCTGCTCGGCCTCGGCCGCAGCCGCGTCGCGCACATCACCGGCGCCCTGGACCAGACCTCGGCGGTGGACCGGCTCGACGGCTTCCGGGACGTCATGGCCGACGCCGATCCCCGGCTGGTCGTGGAGGGCGACTTCACCGCGGCCTGCGGCGAGTGGGCGATGCGCGAACTCCTCGACCGCTGCCCCGGCCTCGACGCGGTGTTCGCCGCCAACGACATCACCGCGGCGGGCGCCCTGCGGGTGCTGCGCGAGCGCGGGCTGCGGGTGCCGGACGACGTGGCGGTCGTCGGCTTCGACGACATGCTGCCGATCGCCGAACAGACCGAACCGCCGCTCACCACGGTCCGCCAGGACATCGAGGAGATGGGCCGGCTGATGGCCCGCCTCCTGCTGCGCGACCTCGACCGCACGACCGCGCCGGACGAGAGCGGCGGGACCCCGTCCGGCGTGATCCTCCCGACGACCCTGGTCCGGCGCGCGTCCGCGTGA